cttgtgcattctataatattagaatcttgaataaataaatctataatatttttctctcttgaaacttttttttattccatctacaatataaaaaaaatattaattaataatattaaaacacaaaataataaataattaaattaaattaggtgggttggtgaacCAACCCGACTCATCAAGGATTCAACTCGTGTGAGCTAGGTTCTAAGGAAGCAGGTTAaaaactaacccgcataaaaaaaattacatttttttcaaacccaacctaACTAAATTAGCTCACGAGTTAcgattatttttagaatttttagaGTACTATGCAAAACAAAGATTACAAGAAGATAACACTTGCTGATTTGAAGagccaatttttttaaacagaGGTCTTGACTGTCCTTCTCTCTTACCACGCAATTTCCAACATTTCTCCTTTTGTGTGTCTTGGCTTCTCACAATGGGTGCACCATATATTATCTTGTTGCCCTTCCACTGAGAATCAGTCATTGGGAAGATAGAAACAGAACGACAAGCTTGGGCGTCACTTGCACTCGCTGAGCCTAATTGTTCATGATCGAACACTGGGCGCTTTGGTATTGTCATTCATAATATCATGGTTCTGAGGATGTGAAGCACTAATGTGGATTCTCATTGTGATATATCATCAACGTCCTTCTTTTACTTGTGACCTCATTCTGCTTCAACTAAATTCAGATCAATCAACTCATTTGGCCTCCCATGCAAGACTGTGTGTAACATATGCAGATGTGGTCCTTTGTAGCATGTTGAATCTGTCTCTCTGGGGAaactttgttattttgttttactatgtttttgtgtttttctaaGTTTGAAgggtttttttatgtttgactGGTTATGTTTGTTGATCCATAAATTAGGCAGACTACTGCCTATAAATTAATACTCTTTCAGTTCACAGAACTCATAACTCTagaaatcatatttaataaactttacCTATGAATGGCATTTGAtgcttttaatatatatagtattcaaataaaaataattgattcatTATTCCATTAAAATAGGCATTAACACAATAAATATACTAATAAATGGTCAGAGCTTATTAAACAAGACTCATTGTTAATTTTATACATGAGAGAATCTGTGAAAACAAATTAGAATCTTCAGAGAATGCTTGGAAATGGGTTCTTTTGTTATCCTTACTTTGAACCAAATTCTTCTCGGCTAATTTGCAAGTTTCCCACTAGTTTTCTAGAATAATAGTTTAAATAATaggttaattatattttttgtccCTTGATTTTAGTTTTCGTCTTATCTTAAATATTGATCATATTAAgtctttatattaaaaaaatgtatgaatacaattattttgaatgaggttaattgtttttaaacaGGACAAATCATATTAGATATAGTTTCTATCACCATCTTAAAATATTAGCGTGATTCATTGATTTTTACACCTTTAGATAaagataaacacatttatgcattttctaaaagaaaaacttaacctgatcaaagtttaaaaaaataataaaaaccaaaattacataattttatttaaataactgTAAAATCAATACAAAAGACACATTGCCACATGACCAtcttttggaaaagaaaaattgcaGAAGTGATTTCGTGAAATTTGATTGCTAAATTTGAACtatgattatatatttattagtagATTCTAAGTATGATgttgaaaacaaatttttgaTTCATAATGTCCATCGATAAATGTGGATTGGTCGAAAACTGAAAACACGTAGTTCGATATACTTTTCAATTGTCTTCTTTTTACCTTCATTCTCAAAGCTCTGAGTTCTAAACAAAGAATTTTATTTCGATTTGATACTAGTTATCTGTCTTTCCAAAACATTTTTGATTTTGcgagaaatttttttaatacatttgtTACATTTACCAAAAAAGTTTAATCTACCAATCATCCATGAAAACCATTTTCAAGGATCTTCCATTACTGAAGTCTCTTCTAACAACgagaaacatttttttagtatattcCACTCTCATCTATTACAAAATTCATCAACAAGCACAACAGAAAGTAATCGTTCTCTACTTAAAAACATCATACTAAGAGataacattttcttaaaataaattaatccaaACACAATAGATGGTATATAACAGATCATATATCTCAACCAAAATCTCACTACATTACACTCACTCCGTGTCATTCTCAATTGTTCCAACATCCATAAATGCCATATATACTATAATAACTTTTCAGTCAAATAGTTATAACTCTTAACACATTCCTCTTCGGAATGTTACTATACATATATTACCTATGGTTAGTGTTACTACCGAGTAGGGTCAGCCGACCGAGCATATTTGTTCTACCTTGTTCTACCGAGCGCGCGGGGTCGATTGGCCAATTAGACCGACCGGTCACAGGAGGGTGATGGAAACTCTCCAGCCGTTGGCTGAAGACAGCTTTTGAATAACCATGAATGCATAATTAATGGTGTAACGGTTAGTGTCGAGCAGTTAAGGTGAGCATTGATTGTCATcaagaggtaaattaatggatAAGATTCTTTGAAACCATAGATaatttctgacttgagcgtcggagtgtttccTGCAGGTCATCTCCACCTTGATATTGAGCGAGGAGTAAGGAGTGAAGGAGGAAGCGAGAAGGACCGATCGGCGACGGAGGAGCATTTCCGAACGGTAGCTGCAGAAATTTCTCTCGGTCCCTTTCAGCAGAAACAGTTAGTAATTCTGCCTATCTGTGGTTAGCATCAGCTGCAAAATGTACTGTTGAACTCGTTGTGGTCGGCCATAATGATATTTGCTCATTATATCACAGTATTTTTATTCAGTGGCATTTGTCTTCCTCTCATACCTTATCCACTGTACCATTTGGTGATACATGGGGAAGAACCACATCTGAATTACTGAGAATGTGAAGTATGGTATAAGTGTTGAGATCGCCACAAAGAATGTCACAGCCCAAAAGGAAGGAGATGTGGCGAGAGTTTCAATGAAGACTTGATAAACATTTGTAGAAAATTTTGGAGGCATTGCTCCATATGCCAGGAGGAAAAGATACCAGAAAGCAATGGAACCCCAGATAAAAATATGTTGTATCAAGGTGAAATAACGTATAGCAAGTGCCATCTGCAAGTTCACCACCCAAACCACGCAAGTATACATTGTCACGCCCAGCATATCCCTTCCGGCCGTTCTTCCCTCCTCATCAAAGGCCTGAGGCTCAATTGCTTTTGTGCAGAAGAAGAATATCATTGTGGCATTAATAAATCCATTAAGCATCCAACTAAGTACTATACGCCAGCTAAAGAGGACATTTTGCACCCCTTCTTGGTATAAGATCGGAAACTGCAAAATTAAACAGAAATAaccatgaatgatcaatcactCAGCAGATAAAACAAGTTTATGCTCGTTTAATTTACTTCAGATATAATGACCAAGGGGAATTTATCTATTACGCAACATACAAGAGACTACTGTGTTTAAACAGTATTACTAACTTTGAAATGGGATTCCTAGGTGCTGTTAATGTCAGGACAAAATTGCAACATGAAGGTGAAAGCTAAGTTGATCTGGCAGAAATCAATGCATAGCAGTTGTACAAATTTACGCAAGAGTTTTGCtatcttttctttccttttatttggtgagttttattgttttttatttaaataaaaaaacagcaTTTTAACACGACAACAATGAAGTTTTTTGTTTCTCAGATATTAATAGAAACATGACAGCATATTAATACCTGTTTGGATCATATTTTTGTCACCGTATAAGTGACAATTAGTGTTTGAGGCAAGAAAAGAGGAAGGAGAAATGTTCTCCATTTTGGAAATAGCCATTTGAAGGGCTTGAGAATTTGAAACAAATATTCTTAGATGTTAAACACAACATACCTTCAGGCAGTACCTGGCAGATACATCCTGGTCAAGGACCCCAAGGGCAATTACAGGAAGTGACGAAAAGAAGACACTATAGAGAGACAAAAACCAGTCATTGTATGCAGGCTGTCCAGAGAATGATGCATACACCTCATACAAGAATAGGGTGAATCCaaatgtgatgtgatgttcttaaagaaaaaatagcATATCTGCcagaagaataaaaaagttaatataaccATTAAAGCTTTCAGATCAGAACATCCTTCACGGCCTAAATCTATAGAATGCTGAGATCCAGTTTGAGTGGCAATACCATTGATGACATCCTCCGGTAACACCAATGTCCATGTACAAGAAGTAATCTTTCCAAATACTTGAACTGCGCAATTGCAATATCACTAGACATGACGGCCTAGGGGAAAAAGGATACAAATCAAAAACTTTTGCTAAGACAGGATATGAACGTGAAAAATCAATCTTAAACATCGCATGCTCTAGAAATCCTGTTTCCTAATATCTAAACCAGTAGCTCCAAAATCCTAGGTTGTTCATGTGACTTGTGAGCTTAAGGAAAGAATTCATGGAAAAACATGTGTATGGGTATTCCAGTATTTGAAAGAAATAACATGCATGGGAAGCTGATTCATACCGAGCAACACTTCAACAAAATGCAAATTACATAGAGCAACTTGCAACTGAACACGGAAACACGGAAGTAAGTGCCTAACAGCTGTGGGAGGATAGCAATTCTAAGGCAGCATGGGAAAATTTCTAAAGCGGAGCACTAGAGCAGCTTCAAATTAAGTATGGTCTAGCTATACAGAGACGATGAGAGAATACTGCAAGTATTAGCTTAGTGGAGGTTGGCTTTGGTAGAGATCTCATGTACTCAAATTCCTAGAAAAAAGACGTGTTCATTCTTTCTCTAATTTCTAACTGTTACCTGACAGAAACTTTGACATCAAGCAACCAACCCCTTccaaagagataaagaaaagtttgagagggaaagaaagaaaaggaaagaaacagAATAATAAAACCTATAATATCGATTAAGGGTTAAAAAAACTAAGCAACAGACAAGCATGCATTGTCTTTTTCTATCTTCTGGAAGGAAAAATGTAAAACTCCATATAAAAGCAGTTATTGTAAAGCCACTTTATTCCCAAAACTTGAATGTACTAATCcatgaattataaatttaattgtcAGCATTGTAAAGCACATTCACCCAAAATAAACTCGATGAAAGAAGATCTTATGagaatttagaatattttaagaGAACCATCTTGTTATATGTTCAATGTAATTACGTGGAGCCTTCGATATGCAAACTACATCTATACATTTATTTTACCTTCACAACAGCCATCTTGTCTCCAACCTTTTCTAACGCTTGAATTTCTGGAATATccaaatgaattataatttgtttcatTCCTTGTCTAAGCAAGCGACAAGAGAAACTGCATTTGAAAATTATGTCAAACACAAAatccaacataaaaaaaaagcataatcACAATATTGTACCCAATATTGATGGCAGTCTCCATTTTATCTCCAGTCAAAACCCAAATCTTAATCTTAGCTTGGGCTAGCTTGTCGATACAATCAGGAACCTAGCAAAACAATATTGTTAGGCTTATTATCGGAGTCGCATTCCAATGGATATATCTTCAtatgttaacatttttttctaaactacCCCATTTTGGAGCTTGTCCTCTACAGCAGTGGCACCAAGAAGGATTAGATTCCTCTCAATCGTATCCAATAATTCTTCAATCAGTGTTTCCCGGTCTTCTGAGACTTAATTTTTTACTTCAGACAATTTACCATCAAACTCCTTGtattcttcttcatcaagttcaCGATAAGAAAGAATTAGAGTCCTTAGACCTGCATCAGCATATTGATGCACATGTTCCATTGTTTTCTATGGGAATAAAATCTACTacaattatttgtatttattgcaATCAATTACATGAAATGGACTTTATTGTGTAGTCCATACACACGATGTTCAGCATTTCT
This Vigna angularis cultivar LongXiaoDou No.4 chromosome 4, ASM1680809v1, whole genome shotgun sequence DNA region includes the following protein-coding sequences:
- the LOC108330204 gene encoding LOW QUALITY PROTEIN: phospholipid-transporting ATPase 10 (The sequence of the model RefSeq protein was modified relative to this genomic sequence to represent the inferred CDS: deleted 2 bases in 1 codon), producing MAAEEVLTVQHLEEDKVQQHEEEVQYQGKVSYLKVLNFFLHFASRGTCQQTFALIIDGKSLTYALEDNMKNMFLELASHCASVICCRSSPKQKALVTRLVKSGTGKTTLAIGDEANDVGMLQEADVGIGISGVEGMQAVMSSDIAIAQFKYLERLLLVHGHWCYRRMSSMICYFFFKNIITFGFTLFLYEVYASFSGQPAYNDWFLSLYSVFFSSLPVIALGVLDQDVSARYCLKFPILYQEGVQNVLFSWRIVLSWMLNGFINATMIFFFCTKAIEPQAFDEEGRTAGRDMLGVTMYTCVVWVVNLQMALAIRYFTLIQHIFIWGSIAFWYLFLLAYGAMPPKFSTNVYQVFIETLATSPSFWAVTFFVAISTLIPYFTFSVIQMWFFPMYHQMVQWIRYERKTNATE